One region of Flavobacterium pisciphilum genomic DNA includes:
- a CDS encoding glycosyltransferase family 2 protein: MIKPLVSVIIPCYNHGQFLDEAIQSILEQSYFDWECIIINDGSIDNTEEIAQKWVNIDHRFIYFYKENGGLSSARNYGIKKSRGSYILTLDADDFYHHTFVEKGVDILLKNATIGIVSSWGIRFSGNEQFGIFKPTGKTIKDFLFYNAAIGTSLFRKECWEKVKGYDENMKLGYEDWEFYIRVCRLGWDVHILEEVLFFYRQHQFSMRTIAINKHNKDIKKYIFIKHKDLYIEYYESYIEQFLGDIESLKADNLKIRNKIDYKLGNTLLRPLRTLKSIFKE, from the coding sequence ATGATAAAACCGTTAGTATCTGTAATTATTCCATGTTATAATCATGGACAATTTTTAGATGAAGCAATTCAATCTATATTAGAGCAAAGTTATTTTGATTGGGAATGCATAATTATAAATGATGGGAGTATAGATAATACTGAAGAGATAGCTCAAAAATGGGTAAATATTGACCATAGATTTATTTATTTTTATAAAGAAAACGGAGGGCTTTCTAGTGCCAGAAATTATGGCATTAAAAAATCAAGGGGGAGCTATATTTTGACACTTGATGCAGACGATTTTTATCATCATACTTTTGTAGAGAAAGGAGTTGACATATTATTAAAAAATGCGACTATTGGAATTGTAAGTAGTTGGGGGATTAGGTTTAGTGGTAATGAACAATTTGGGATATTTAAACCGACTGGCAAGACAATAAAAGATTTTTTGTTTTATAATGCCGCAATAGGAACTTCATTATTTAGAAAAGAATGTTGGGAAAAGGTTAAAGGGTATGATGAGAATATGAAGTTAGGTTATGAGGATTGGGAATTTTATATTAGAGTCTGCCGTTTAGGTTGGGATGTGCATATACTTGAAGAGGTTTTGTTTTTTTATCGGCAACATCAATTCTCGATGAGGACTATTGCTATAAATAAACATAATAAAGATATCAAAAAATATATTTTCATTAAACACAAGGATTTATATATTGAATATTATGAAAGTTATATTGAACAATTTTTAGGAGACATTGAATCGTTAAAAGCAGATAATTTAAAAATAAGAAATAAAATAGATTATAAATTAGGAAATACTTTATTACGACCACTCCGAACTTTAAAATCAATTTTTAAAGAATGA